The DNA region AAGGTCCCTCAATTTGGGATCATTTTGCCGCCAAAGGAAAATCGAGAAATAAAGAGCATGCGAATGACAGTGTAAAATTTTATCACCATTACCGCGAGGACCTGGCATTGATGCGAAGTATGCATATCCGGAATTTTCGTTTTTCATTATCCTGGCCAAGAATTATTCCACA from Flavobacteriales bacterium includes:
- a CDS encoding family 1 glycosylhydrolase, which encodes MISDDYNLNRNGFGQDFVWGVSASAYQTEGAHDTDGKGPSIWDHFAAKGKSRNKEHANDSVKFYHHYREDLALMRSMHIRNFRFSLSWPRIIP